The DNA region ACAGCGAGTCGTCTGCAGAGCGGGGCTCAATCCGTCTCTGCACTGGCGTCACCTCAGCATCATGCTCCGCCAACTGAGCGTTGGCCTCCTGCACCTGAGGAACACAAGATGAGCTTCTTAAAGGAGACTAATAACCAACATCCCCTTCAAACACAAGAACCTGTAAGATAGTAATGCATATATGTGGGGTTTCTTTAGACACTCACTTTACTGGTGGGACTATTAACCACAACGCGTTTCTTCCCCGAGACTCTACTCTTCCGGATTCTTCTGAAGGACTGGCGCAGGGATTTCTTCAGAGACTTCACTCGAGACAGCGGGCCCTCCATAGCCAGAGAGTCATTGGGGTGCAGAGTGCACCTATGGAAAAATGCAAAACTTTCTTTTACAGCAAAGTACAGTCAAACAAATGTCAGATTTTTAATAATATCCTATGAGGTTATTTTTGCACTGTATCTTTACTGTtactataaatataaacattcataaaattatagttttatatagttattttatacaGTTCTTACTATTAAAAAATACTTCTAATAAAACTGATtactatattattaattatcacttataaattaattgaattcatttaacacttaatatattaataattataaattaaattagcagtaaattactttaataatagtaatataattataaaaatatattttgtatttaataagtttcttttaaataacatttctgtattacttattaacttttattaaagtaatttaaatgtatgaaattattattgttagtgttgtaaataatttataataataataataataatcatatcagttgattgttttaaataaatgtatttaaaaatttatttattattattattattattattatcatcattaataataataataataatacttctaTTAAagtgattaaatgtataaaattatatctttgttgttgttaataatacatttctttaaaacaataacttgtattattattaatacttttattaaagtaatttaaatgtataaaattatattattgttgtGGTGGTTATATTATGatggtaataataatacatacatttaaataattatacataatttccTTAAAACAATaacttaaataattattattattattaataataataattattatttattgttgttaataataatttaatatgtttaaactactttaacaaaagtattaatgataaatacaaaaattgttttttttttaagaaatgtgttATAATCatcattataatattattgtttttgttgttaacaatacatttataattggGCTGGTTATTATAAGCAGATGCTGTGTATGCaagaatattatataataacaattaatggaATATACATGCAATACATTTccattttcttgtttatttttaatgtttgtgtcaTTAAATATTTGTCAAATTTAGTTGGAAATGCAGCTACGTATGAGACATGCTCACCGAGACAATCATGTGTTAATTAATTCTGCTATTAAATAGCGTTCATTTAAAAAAGGAATCGAGCCAACCCCAATTCAGATAACTTGAATCTCTTTATAGCAAAGGAGATAAATCTCTTTCAATTTGAAGCACTGATTAAACAAGCATTTGGCAAAGTAACACAGCAGCTTTGAATGGCACCACGAGTTACCTCGCCAGCACTAGACTTCGCCGATGATAATCAAAGAGGCCAAAGCCATGACTGGTGCCAAAGGCGATGAGGTTCCACTCTGCGTGCAGGGTTACTGCAGTAACGGCCGCAGGGGGCATGCACTGCACCAGGACAACCGGCTGGAATCCAGGAGCAAACACTACTGAGCCGCTCTTAGGAGGCAGCCGGTCATGACCCTTCCACGTGAAACCCTCTCGGTCCTGGAGCAGGTCCGCCGTGGCCACATCAATCATGTGATCAGACTTCTCATCGCTAAGAACCAGAACTATAACCTGTGAACACAGTATGGGTTACAACATGATCACTTATTTTTGAGAAGCCAACAGCCATTTGAAAGCCTACAGCCTAAAGTTGTTTTCTTtgtacacaaaaagtattcttgtagcttcatataATTACtgctgaaccactgatgtcacattgactattttaatgatgtctttaccTTTCGGGGTCTTAAAtgtggtagttgtgttgctgtctttctctcaaatatcttaatttctgtctgaagatgaacaaagttcgTACGGGTTTAAGTCATTAATaagagaattttaatttttgggtgaacggtcACTTTAAGAGGCTATGAGGATTCATTATGGTTAGGTTGTAGCATTTTTAGACAACACACATCAAAAACGGCTAAAGCTAACGCTTCCGGTCTAGCAGTATGTGGGAAAGGAGACCAgaggcaactttttttttttatggatgttaATAGAGGAGAGGCTTCATGACGCtaaataaacagctttttagaGGAAACTTAGCTTATCGTTTAATAAATCGACATCCTATCTGCTAATCTTCAACATGTTTTACACCAAACAATACTTTTAGATTGAACTATTTTTAGAGTTTACcacaaaaaaatttttatttgatAAGAGAAGATACTGACTTTTTGCTACAGGTGAGATACAGCTTACGCCACTTTTCCCATTCATTCCTATGGGATCCGTAAACGGCGAATGAGTGTCGCACAATTGAAATAATGTCAAGGCTGTAATATGATGGTTATTAAGGGACACTGGATCCAAGTTAGCCATTACACTTTCTCCAATAGTAAGTAATAAAGACCCTCTCATCTCCCTATAGTAAAACAATCTCTGACAAAGCTACccaactaaaaatatatttgcattaatCATTAAAAACTGGTCATCCTACTTGTCCGGCAGTTCCAGCCACCACCAGTTTTCCGCTGTATTTACAGATGCTGATCTTCTGGATTGCTAGTCTGGGATCatcactgtatgggtcaaaacagCCCACCTGGaaataaatgaaaagcaaacaCGGACTGTTATTCTTCTTCATCGATTCTTACAGCTGCACAAACAGAGCTGCAATATCCCTTTTATGAGGGGACGTTTAGTACAAAAACACACCCGAGccaaagaaaagtaaaaataccATCTATACAGTCTTAAAGAAAAAAGCTTCAGCCATATAGCTCCACACATTATGAGCAATATAATGCAATCTGTAACAATATAAGACTGCATTTCCTTCCCCTCTAGACACATTGACCCTCAATAACGTCTGATCCCAGCCAAACAGCTGCGGACAAAGACTAGAACAAAGAAAAGAAGAATGTgcatgttatgaaaaaaaaaaaaaaaaaaacagtaaaaacaaaagcAACGCAGAAGTGCCATCCAGATCAGCAATGTGCTTCATCTTCGGCAAAGTATTTCAGTCGTCAGACAGGCAGTCTGCTTTAAATTAAGGTGCATAAGGAATCGAGTCCAGTGTGAATCCCAAATGCTAAAGTGGGCCACGCGCCAGACTGCATTTGGTGTTTTATGGAGAAGCTGAAGAAGAGGAAAAggaattaagaaaacaaaaagaagggAGAACAGAAGGGAGAGGTCAAGAATGTTGCTAAAGCTTCCCTTGTTGTGAAAGAAAACAGTgagtaaagtaaaacaaaataaaataatgtcccGGTGTTCACATGATGTGATTTAAGCTTTGTTTTAAAAGTCAAAGAAATCATCAGATCTCCCATAAATCCCTGACCTTTCTGAAAGGAGGCCATTCCTCCTCCCCGGCCTGCGTCAGGCTGTCGTTGTGGTCGCAGTCCGTCTGAAAGATGTTGGCTGTGCTCAGTTTGTACAGCGGTTTGAGCGACACTCCTGACGCATCCCAGAAACGCACTGTACCATCCTCATGActgacaaaagaaaacaaatacaagCAGACATCATCCTGACAACTGatccaaataaacacaaatgtcTTCATTCAAACCTGTGGGACGTTTTATCAAAACACTGAAGACAAATGTAAGAAGCTGTTCAGATAACTTAATTTTGATTCTCATTAGTGATGggaagaataaaacaaaatacatttaaattaaaaaataataattattaaaaaaaaattataataaaaactcACCCAGTTAACAGCAGTTCTTTCTGCTTTGGATCAGCTGCCAAGTTTTTCCCTCCACATATTGGCCAATTCTGTCAAAACACAGAGGGGAAAAAAGCACTCAGGGCGGCcactttaacaaacaaaaaaaacatctggcAAACTTTAAATTCTCTaatgaaataacattaaataagatCTTTGATGCTGGTTTGTGTCTTACTGGTGGTGGTTAAGTAAAATCCATTTCAGAAAGACTAAgctattaaatccaaaaatacaaCACGAGCGTGCTGTATTAAATCAGTTCATTTATATAACCGTGACAAAAAAAATGAAGGGTGGTGTTTGTTTTATGATGATAATGTTATACACATAACAGATGTTatactaaatacaaatatttagtaTTCTGCTGAAGTGAAAGAAAAACAATCCGCATGTAAAAGCATGAAAGCCAGCTATATGTCAGTTATGGAAATGTCAACACATCATTTTAACATTCTCCAGAATTTGCAAGTCGATTTTAAATCCATTCTGACAAATTTGCTGTTAAACCAACAGAGGACAGAGGTGGGGGAAAAAAGTGCAGTTTTGCGTTTCTGTATGGGGTCTTTTAATTCAGCCACCTCATAGTCCTGCAGTGGACACTGCTGCTGGCCCGCACTGACCACTCTCTCCCACAGTTTGGGCGGCACATTTGAGATGTGACATGAACAGGTGACGGCGGAGGAGTGCAGAGGAGCCAGATAGGGAGCAGGGACAGTGGGCCAGCCAGCCATCTGAAGATCAATCACTACCAGCTCCTCTTCCAGAAGAACCACAAGCGCTGATGGGTCATCAAATTCTGTGAGGCACAAAAATAACTGAAGTCcatgcacaacaacaacaacaaaaaaacatttagcatACACATGTAGCATCAGTGATTTATAGGACACTTGTTACATGAACAGCTGTTATTGATACTTAGAGATTATTTAAAATCCCTAGGTAGATCATGTTGTATAATAAAACAGTTTGGAGTAGAACTTTCAGCAAAATGAATCTTATTACGATCAATCCTGAAGTTTGATGTTATGAGCTCAAAATAAGAGTTAGGGCAAACCACCCACCTGTCTTTTCAGTTATCAGCCCAAATCTTTAAACATTAAAGGCCCCATGGGCGGCCGGCTCACCCTTCTCTTTGTCTGTGCAGTGAATGGTGAAGAAGTCTATGACACGCGAGGTGAAGTCCAGGGTGACGTGGCTGCTGTCCTGGAGGATGGTCAAGCAGTGTCTGTCTCCATAGCTGGCTCTGGGCATACCGCCACTAAACAACACTAGAGGAGCTCTACAGACACAGAGGAGACCCTCCTGAGAGAACGAAAACATGTCATCATGGGATTTCATTTCCCACACATTACAGCACGCACCCGGATTCGGTTGTCCTCCACAGGATCTTGTTCACGGCTTTGCAGGGAAAGGGGCCTGAGATGAACAACACAAAAATGAGGAAAACAGAAAGACAAACCGAGTTTAAGGGAAACCACCAAAACTACAGAAATCTTGGAAGAGTACAGGGCAAAAACTGGAAAATATCCGTAGTTCCCCCAAGCGATTAGCATCAACAAACCATCAGCTAATAGTGAAGAGTGCATTTGAGGTTTACGATCCCTTTAATAGGTCTGGAGAAGGATTTTAATGGCCTATTACAAAAGTTGAACGGACTCTAAGCTTTGGTATAGAACAACTTTTACTGGCATTGTGCAAGTTAAGCAAACTTTACAGCATGACCAGTCGTCGATGAGCTTATGGCTACTGGAATTACTGTACCTCCATTAAAAACAGCCCAAAATATGAGGTGCATTTACAAGCATGTTAAATGTTTCATTTCGGCCATAATAAAACGATAGCGAGTCTTAAATTTAAACACTTTAGTCTGACTGATATAGTAATAGCGATTACAGCTTTGCTTTGTCCAACATGTTTTTCCATTAATCGGACAACAATAAgcctcaaaagtttggggtagtaAGATTTGTCTTAAGGTTTATGAAAGATAACTCTTACACCCACCAACACTCCATTTATTTGGACGCTACTACAGTaaaaaacaatatacagtaatagtgtgaaatattacaaaaatatgtgaaaaaatcATCTTATTTaatcaagattttaaaatgtaattcattcctgtgatgttcagcatcatttctccagtcttcagcatcacatgatccttcagaaatcatactaatgtgATGACTGTcgttgttgaaaactgttgtgctggttaatattttttgcgacaactaattaatttttttcaggattcaagttcaaaggaacagcatttatatgaaaaaaatgctttaacggtcacttttgatcaatttaatgcatccttgaataaaagtagacatttaaaaaaatttaaattttatctgAGCCCAAACTTATGAATGATAGTTTACActtggacagacagatggataacGTAACTTGACCATTGTAATTGCACATGTAAACAAGCTTACTGCTAACAAacaatctgtgtgtgtgagaaccaAAGAGAAAAAGGGAAGGGTGTGTAACTGGCATGTGTTATGGCTCACCATATGGTATGGAGGATGAGATGGGGTCATGAGTGCAGGGATTGCTGGTGCTGACAGCCCACACCATGTATCCGCCATCACTATGAGAACTAACAAAGCTGTTTCCGGACCGTTCCCAGACCAAACTCTCCAGCTGCTGCAAGAGTGACAGTCCCACACAATACACAGCGTCAAAGAAGGACCAAAGACGATGAAGGGAAGTCAAAAGATCCAAGTTAAACCATCTGGACATCTTAACTTTTAAGCACTGATGATTTGAAGATGGAATTAAAGGAGTTTTTATGAATCGTGAACAGATCTCTTGACCTGATCATTTTTGATGTTTATGATTCCATTTAAATTCAATGCATTTCAACCACAAACCAAACAAGTGTTGAAAACCATTTGAGAAACATCAAACAAACTCGCACACAAACCCACCTGCTTTCCCAGGAACAGGTTGTCTACATGCCGACAGTTGAGGTCCCAGAGTACAACCAGACCTCTGCTGTAACCAATGAGGATTTTATCAGAGTCTTGTGGATGTTCCTGCAGGGACTCCACGGGCCCCAATGATTTTCCACACTTGTACTCCTCTGGAACGCTGAAAAGGGAAATAACCAGACATGTGAATGACATTACAAATAACAAGCTTTTATTCAGAAGATTCAGGAAACCTACAGACTGATGATAAAACCAAGCACGTCGCTGCACATAGGAACATTGGGAAGATGTATTCTCTTTTGTAGTCCCACCCAACTGCACTTCTATTTGGAGAAAAAC from Carassius carassius chromosome 1, fCarCar2.1, whole genome shotgun sequence includes:
- the llgl1 gene encoding lethal(2) giant larvae protein homolog 1, with amino-acid sequence MMKFRFRRQGNDPHREKIKQDLFAFNKTVEHGFPNQPSALAYDPKLQLMAIGTKSGAIKIYGAPGVEMTGLHKDTAAVTQIHFLYGQGRILSLLDDNTIHLWEIVQRENRSHLVEVHSFNLPGRPGIESTSATRVTVMLLKLSCELLALGTEGGGVHFLKLPTLTLMNKSLFQDEIMQSVPEEYKCGKSLGPVESLQEHPQDSDKILIGYSRGLVVLWDLNCRHVDNLFLGKQQLESLVWERSGNSFVSSHSDGGYMVWAVSTSNPCTHDPISSSIPYGPFPCKAVNKILWRTTESGAPLVLFSGGMPRASYGDRHCLTILQDSSHVTLDFTSRVIDFFTIHCTDKEKEFDDPSALVVLLEEELVVIDLQMAGWPTVPAPYLAPLHSSAVTCSCHISNVPPKLWERVVSAGQQQCPLQDYENWPICGGKNLAADPKQKELLLTGHEDGTVRFWDASGVSLKPLYKLSTANIFQTDCDHNDSLTQAGEEEWPPFRKVGCFDPYSDDPRLAIQKISICKYSGKLVVAGTAGQVIVLVLSDEKSDHMIDVATADLLQDREGFTWKGHDRLPPKSGSVVFAPGFQPVVLVQCMPPAAVTAVTLHAEWNLIAFGTSHGFGLFDYHRRSLVLARCTLHPNDSLAMEGPLSRVKSLKKSLRQSFRRIRKSRVSGKKRVVVNSPTSKVQEANAQLAEHDAEVTPVQRRIEPRSADDSLSGVVRCLCFADTFLRDGTHHGPTMWAGMNSGSVYAYALDVPSQEKFSEQSVEALLGKEIQLMHRAPVVSIAVLDGRGNPLPEPYEVSRDLAKAPDMQGSHSVLIVSEEQFKVFMLPKVSAKTKFKLTAHEGCRVRKVALSNFTSVSSEEYSENALMCLTNLGDIHVFSVPALRPQVHYDCIRKEDISGIASCMFTKTGQGFYLISPSEYERFSLSARVITEPLCRVDVERPHDLSAHSSSTPLPAQANGTHKTQAESKAAVTEGLLDEMRSALSSPVLDSPNSSADVTLDTTGELTVEDVKDFLMSVDEAENNYRNMTEEDGRPPGILIN